Below is a window of Hyphomonas neptunium ATCC 15444 DNA.
TTCCAGGTCTGGTCGCTCGCCCAGCTTCGGAAGATGGACGCAGACGGCGTCACCTTCCAGAGCCATATCGACGGCTCCACCCACCGCCTCACCCCCGCCCGCTCCATCGAAATTCAGGCAGACCTTCTGGGCGCTGACATCTCCATGCAGCTTGATGAGTGCACAAACTTTCCGTGTACGCATGAAGAGGCCGAGCGCAGCCTCGCCCTCTCCCTCAAATGGGGGGAACGCAGCCTCGACGCCTTCGGCGCCCGAGACGCACAAACTCTCTTTGGAATCATTCAAGGCTCAAACTTCCCGGACCTGCGCGAGCGCTCCGCCAAGGGCGTCACTGCCCAAGGCTTCGGCGGCATCGCGCTCGGCGGTCTCGCCGTCGGTGAAGGCCATGACCAGATGTGCGCCACCATCGACATGACGATGCCCCATCTTCCCGATCACATGCCCCGCTATGTCATGGGCGTCGGCAAACCCATCGACCTCGTCGAAAGCGTTGCCCGCGGGATCGACATGTTCGACTGTGTCCTGCCTACCCGCTCGGGCCGCCACGGCCAGGCCTGGACCTGGGACGGCCCCCTCAATCTCAACAACGCGAAGTTTGCCGAAGACACGAGCCCGCTCGATCCGGTGATCAACTGCCCGGCCAGCCAGGTCTATTCCCGCGCCTACCTGCATCACCTGTTCAAGGCCGGCGAATATCTCGGTCCCATGCTCCTCTCCTGGCACAACACCGCCTTCTTCCAGGCCCTGATGGCCGAGATGCGCGCCGCCATCGCCGAAGGCCGCTTCGAAGCCCTGCGCGCAACGCTCAGCGCCGGCTGGGAAAACACGAAGTCAAAACCGAAAGCTGAAAGCTGACTTCAATATGGCGTCATCCCGGAAATCGCGAAGCGATTATCCAGAACCCAGAATGCACGGCTCAACAGCTCGCCAGCCTACTTCAACTGCTCCAGCGCCTTAAAGTCCGGCTGTGCAGGCAGGGGACATCCCAACGCCTGCCCATAACCCTTCAGATACGCCCGCCGCTGCGCGCCGATCTTGAAGGCCTGATTATACTTCTTCTCATGGCTCTCCGCCCCGGTCGCCTGCCGCACGAGCCCGCGAAACGGTATCCACCCCGTCGAGACAGACCGGACCGTATCGAGCGCTGCGTTCGATGCCTCATCGGCCAGAACTTCGCTGGCGAGCCGCTCGTCCGGCGCTCCGCTGTCCCAATCCGCCCCCAGCACAGCGTCCAGCTCGGCCACATCCATGGCGATGCCGGCGCAGTTCATCTCGCTCTGTGGCCCATAGGGAGAGCTCAGCTTTGCCACAAGCTGTGGAATTTCCCGGCGGCGCAGATTGAAATCGTCCAGCGGCGCCGAGGCGGCGCTCGCCAGCCCCTCACGGGTCTGGTTGGCCGCTCCGCTCGCCATAGACATCGCGTTCTGGCCCATGGCGCTGTATTGGCTGTCATTCTGGCTCCCGCTTGCGCAGGCGGGCAGCATCAGGGCGGCGATAATCGGAAGGGCGAGGTGTCGCATTCACCAAAGAGATGTGAAAAATATGGCCACATCAAGCCGCTGCGTGCAGGGAAGTGTTGACCGCCTCCGACTCCCGGCCTAAATGGCCGCTTCGGTCGTTTCAGGCCGTCCGGTCGTGCCCATAGCTCAGCTGGTAGAGCAACTGACTTTTAATCAGTAGGTCACAGGTTCGAACCCTGTTGGGCACACCAAAAACTCCTTGAATTCAAACCACATACCAGCGCTCCGCCCTTCCTTGAGAGCGGCGCGGTAAACGCTCACAATCAGCGCCCGGCGCGCTTGGCGATATGGCGTTCCAGAAGCCGCCGGTTCTTGGCATGGGCATGGTGGGCAAAGTCAAAGATGTCGCCGACCAGCGGTATCGCGCCGATCACCACATCCACGCCGAGATTCCAGAGAATCCGCCAGCGCACATGCCAGGGCAGCTTGTGGTCTGACGCGATCTTGAGCGCATACATGCCCATTGCGCCGGTCACCACGTCACCCACCACCGGTATGAGGCCGATGATCCCGTCCAGACCGAACCGGAACGGGATACCCGGAAGCGCAAATTGCCGGTCGAGCAGATGCGACATCCGCGTAAACGCCGCCATCGCCTCCGCCTCTTCAGCGGTCATACCGGGCAGGGCAGGCGGCGGAGCATCAGGATACGGGGCGGGGCGCATGCCTCAACAATTCCCGGCATGCGCGTTGGTTCCCAAGGGGCGTCTCAAACTGTCCCATTTTGTCCAGGTTTGTCCAAGCTTGCCCGGGTTTGTCCGGCAATTGTCCGCGCCTGCGCCCGTTTTGGCGCCAAACTGTCCAGTTTTGTCCAGAAAAATCAGGGTATTGAGGTTTCTCTGAGTTTCAGAGCCCCAAAACCCCCTTCGCAATGATGTTCCGCTGAACCTCATTCGATCCGCCATAGATCGACCCCGCCCGGTTGTTGAGATAGCGGGGCATCGCCGTCACCAGCTCCGCCGGTCCAATGGGCGCCACATTGCCCAGCGGATGCACCGCTTCCAGCTGCTGAACGCCGCCATACATCCCGCTCGCCAGCACGCCGAGTTCATCCACCGCCTGCATCAGCTCCGTCCGCTGGATCTTCAGCATCGACGCGGCCGGCCCCGGCGGCTTTCCGCTGGAAACCGCCGAGAGAATGCGTTGCTCCGTGCCCTTGATGGCCTCCACGCGGGTGCCAAGATCTGCCGCCAGCCGCATCAGGTCAGGGCATCCAAGCCCCGTCACATAGCGCTGCAGCCGGCCGAGCCCGGCCTCCAGCCCGGCGGACGATCCGCCGGAACGCTCGAATTCCAAAAGGTATTTTGC
It encodes the following:
- a CDS encoding DUF4112 domain-containing protein; translation: MRPAPYPDAPPPALPGMTAEEAEAMAAFTRMSHLLDRQFALPGIPFRFGLDGIIGLIPVVGDVVTGAMGMYALKIASDHKLPWHVRWRILWNLGVDVVIGAIPLVGDIFDFAHHAHAKNRRLLERHIAKRAGR
- the tgt gene encoding tRNA guanosine(34) transglycosylase Tgt, whose amino-acid sequence is MATFPFEISAREGKARTGRLKTPRGDIRTPAFMPVGTAGTVKALYMDQVQGAGADIILGNTYHLMLRPGAERVQRLGGLHKFSGWSGPMLTDSGGFQVWSLAQLRKMDADGVTFQSHIDGSTHRLTPARSIEIQADLLGADISMQLDECTNFPCTHEEAERSLALSLKWGERSLDAFGARDAQTLFGIIQGSNFPDLRERSAKGVTAQGFGGIALGGLAVGEGHDQMCATIDMTMPHLPDHMPRYVMGVGKPIDLVESVARGIDMFDCVLPTRSGRHGQAWTWDGPLNLNNAKFAEDTSPLDPVINCPASQVYSRAYLHHLFKAGEYLGPMLLSWHNTAFFQALMAEMRAAIAEGRFEALRATLSAGWENTKSKPKAES